The DNA sequence CTACCGCCTTGGGTAATATGTTTTCTTCAGGTATCCAGCAATCTTGAAATACAAGTTCACTTGTCACAGAAGCACGAAGAGAATGTTTGCCTTTCATTTCTGGTGCTTCAAATCCCGGGGTTCCTTTCTCAACGAGAAAACCGCGAATTACTCCATCAAGTTTTGCCCATACAACCGCAACATCAGCTATTGTTCCATTTGTTATCCACATTTTTGTTCCATTCAAAACAAATCCACCATTTTTATATTCTGCCTTTGTTCTCAATCCGCCAGGGTTTGACCCAAAATCTGGCTCTGTCAATCCGAAACAACCGATTTTCTCACCGCGTGCAAGTTTTGGAAGCCAATAATTTTTCTGTTCTTCGCTTCCAAACTCATAAATTGGGTACATTACAAGTGAACTTTGCACTGATGCGAAACTTCGTATTCCACTGTCCCCGCGTTCAAGCTCCTGCATTATTAAACCATAGGCGACATTGTTAAGGTTTGCACAGCCGTATTTTTCTGGCAATGTTGCTCCGAAAATCCCAAGCTCTGCCATTTCTGGCACAAGGTGCATCGGAAAAGTTCCTTCCATATAATGTTTCTCAATTATCGGGATAACCTTCTCATCAACCCACTCCCTAATAGTATCACGAACCATTTTTTCCTCTTCAGTGAGGAGTTCTTCGGTATTGTAGAAGTCAACGCCCTTGAACTTTGTTCCTACTAACATAGCAATGAACGATTTTGTTTTGAAGCTCGGATTTAAATTATCAAAAATTCTGTCTAAATGCAAAATCTTCATGCTTATTTTTTCACCAGCTTTTAAGTTCGTCTCTTCATCTTTCTGACCTTTGGGATTAGTTTGAACATTACTTGAAATTTTTATAATTTTTAAAGTGTTGAAACTAAACAAAATTTTTAAGCAAGTTATGAGGAGAAAAATTATTTTCCTTGCCCTATTTACAATTTTACCTTTCCTTCTTTTGTTTGCTCAAACTTATACGATTGAACAATATCTCAACATCAAGAGTGCATCTGGTCCAACCGTCTCGCCAGATGGAAAGTTTATAGCTTATCTTACTGACATAACTGGGACAAATCAGGTGTGGAAGACCGGCATTACATCTGGTTGTCCTGAGCAATTAACATTTTTTGATGAAAGAGTCCAATTTGTCTCATGGAACCCTAAGGATGGATACTGGCTTCTTTTTGGAAAAGATATCGGAGGTAATGAACATACCCAACTCTTTCTTTTGAAATCTGATGGAAGTGAAATAAGAAGATTAACTCATAATGATAATGTAATTTATAATTTCGGAGCTTGGTCTAACGATGGAACCATGTTTGCTTTTACGGCAAATGAAAGAAATAGAGCGTTTTTTGATGTTTATGTTATGAACATTAAAACTGGGGAGAAAAAACTTGTATGGCAAAATGACGGGAATAATTCCGTTGTCGCATGGTCGCCTGACAATAAATATATCGTTGTATCTCAAAATCGCAGCAGTTTTGATAATGACCTCTATCTCATAGAATATGAAACTGGAAAAGTTTATAACATAACGCCACACACTGAGCCAGCGAGATACTTCGGAGTTGAGTTTTCAAAGGATGGCAAGCGAATTTATCTTCTTTCAGATGAAGGAAAAGAATTTGTTGGAATAGCCTATATTGACATTCCAAATGGGAAATTAAAATATATCTACAACACCAACTGGGATGTTGAAACAATAGAACTTTCAAAAGATGGCAAATATCTCGTTTATGTTCTTAATGTTGATGGTTATAGCGAGGTTTATTCCTTGGATATTAACTCTGGAAAGAGCAGAAAATTGAATTTCCCTGCAGGTGGAGTCATAGGAACTTTAAGATTTACTTCTGATGGGACAAAGATCATATTTACATATTTAAGCCCTGTAAAAAATCAAGACATTTACTACTACGACATACAAAAGAATACTTACTCACAAATTACCAAGAGTTCAACCGCTGGAATACCGCAAAGTTCGTTTGTCGAGCCAAAACTTGTTCGCTTTAAATCATTTGACGGGCTTGAAATCCCTGGATATCTTTATCTTCCGAAGAACGCTAAAAAAGATGCTTCATTGCCGGTGATTGTTTCAATCCATGGTGGTCCTGAAGCGCAAGAATTGCCAAGATTTTCGGCACTTTATCAGTATTTCGTAAATAACGGTTACGCTGTTTACGCACCAAACATCCGCGGAAGCACTGGATATGGGAAAACATACGCTTCACTTGATAACACAACGAGACGAAAGGATGCAATAAAAGATGTTGCTATGATACCTGAATTTCTTAAGTCAACTGGTTATATTAATCCAAATAAGATCGTTGTTTATGGTGGCAGCTATGGGGGTTATATGACGCTCGCAGCAGTTACATTTTATCCTGAACTTTGGGCTGCTGGTATTGATCTTGTTGGAATTTCCAACTTCTTAACATTCTTAAAAAATACAGGCGCATGGCGCCAAAGACATAGAATGGCTGAGTATGGTGATCCGGAAAAGGACGCTGAATTTTTAAAGGAAATTTCCCCGTTCTATTATGTTGATAGAATTAAAGCACCTCTTATGATTATTCAAGGAGCAAATGATCCGCGTGTTCCAAAATCGGAGTCAGATCAAATTGTTGAATCAATAAAAGCAAGGGGTGGAATTGTTGAATACCTTGTTTTTGATGATGAAGGACATGGGCTTTCAAAACTTAAGAATAGAATTAAAGCATACAAAGCGATCGTTGAGTTTCTTGATAAATATGTGAAAAATAAAAAATGATCTTTGATTTGTGATCATTTACCTTGTACGACACGCAGATGCTGAGCAAAAGAAACCGGGGATGAGTGATTTTGATAGAGGTTTAACCGAACTTGGAAAAGAAATGACGAGAAAGATGGCTACTTTTTTGAAAAAAATGAATTTGAAAGTTGATTTGATAGTTTCAAGCCCTCTTGTTAGAGCAGTTCAAACGGCGGAAATAATTCGTGATGTACTTGAGGTGCGATCGGATATCGTGAAAATAAATGAACTCATCCCCGGTTCCGACTTTCAAGCCTTGATGAAAATAATAAAATCTTTTGATTGTGACAATCTCCTAGCTGTTGGACACGAACCTCATCTTGGAGAATTTTTGGGTTGGTTAGTGGGAATTTCTAAACCGATTGAATTTAAAAAGAATAGCATTGCCTGCGTTGAGATATCTTCATTCGGTGCTTCAGGGGGTAATTTGAATTGGTTAATTCACCCAGATATGTTTACTTGGATTGAAACAATATAAAAGAAAAAATAGTCAAAAAAGTTGAGCGGGAGACGGGACTCGAACCCGCGACATTCACCTTGGCAAGGTGACGCTCTACCATCTGAGCTACTCCCGCTTGTCAAAGATTCACTATAAATATAATATCTTAAAACAAAAAATTCAAGTTTTACGGCAAAATTGACTTTGCGAAAGATAATAAGTTGGTGTTTCCCGAATGAAGCGGGATAATAGGTAAAAGGTAAAAATTTATTTCTGATTTTAACATGATTGAAAAAATTTTTGATTTTATAGTTCCACCTGATGATGCTTTGTTTTTCTCAAGAGGTGATGAGAGCGATCCGCGAATGGGTGATTTAGTTTTGAGGAAAAGGGAAGATTTTAGAGATATTGATATCGCTATCCTTGGCGTCCCACAGGATGAAGGAGTTAAAAGAAACAAAGGAAGACCAGGCGCTTCAAAAGCTCCGAATGAATTTAGAAAGTATTTTTATCGCTTGACCCCATTTAATTTTAAATTCAAGAAACAAATAACTGAGTTAAAAATTTTTGACCTTGGAAATTTGAAAACTGATGGAACTCTTGAAGATATCCATGAGCGACTTTCTTTCGTTGTTGAAGAACTTATTAAAAATGGGATTACTCCAATCATAATTGGTGGGGGACATGATATAGCGTTTCCAAATTATATTGGCTTCGCAAGAAATTACATAACAAACAAAAAAGCTGTCATCAACATTGATACACATCTTGATGTTCGTAAAGCCGAGCTAAG is a window from the Candidatus Kryptonium sp. genome containing:
- a CDS encoding acyl-CoA dehydrogenase family protein, with product MLVGTKFKGVDFYNTEELLTEEEKMVRDTIREWVDEKVIPIIEKHYMEGTFPMHLVPEMAELGIFGATLPEKYGCANLNNVAYGLIMQELERGDSGIRSFASVQSSLVMYPIYEFGSEEQKNYWLPKLARGEKIGCFGLTEPDFGSNPGGLRTKAEYKNGGFVLNGTKMWITNGTIADVAVVWAKLDGVIRGFLVEKGTPGFEAPEMKGKHSLRASVTSELVFQDCWIPEENILPKAVGLKSALMCLTQARYGIAWGAVGAAMACYETALEYAKTRIQFDKPIASFQLVQEKLVYMLTEITKAQLLCIQLGRLKDQGKANFVQVSLAKRNNVYHALEIARLARDILGANGILNEYPVMRHMNNLESVKTYEGTHDIHTLIIGEHITGYSAFT
- a CDS encoding formimidoylglutamase, whose translation is MIEKIFDFIVPPDDALFFSRGDESDPRMGDLVLRKREDFRDIDIAILGVPQDEGVKRNKGRPGASKAPNEFRKYFYRLTPFNFKFKKQITELKIFDLGNLKTDGTLEDIHERLSFVVEELIKNGITPIIIGGGHDIAFPNYIGFARNYITNKKAVINIDTHLDVRKAELRNSGTPFRQILELEIKPDAIFEIGIQDFANSIYHFNYALENGVRIFTLQDVREKGIDFILNDLKNELNEHFIHLSFDMDAVRNSDAPGVSATYPDGLAAEEVLKIALYCGLNLNVKVLDIVEINPEFDIDGKTSRLASFFILNFLTGLLNSGC
- a CDS encoding S9 family peptidase, whose protein sequence is MRRKIIFLALFTILPFLLLFAQTYTIEQYLNIKSASGPTVSPDGKFIAYLTDITGTNQVWKTGITSGCPEQLTFFDERVQFVSWNPKDGYWLLFGKDIGGNEHTQLFLLKSDGSEIRRLTHNDNVIYNFGAWSNDGTMFAFTANERNRAFFDVYVMNIKTGEKKLVWQNDGNNSVVAWSPDNKYIVVSQNRSSFDNDLYLIEYETGKVYNITPHTEPARYFGVEFSKDGKRIYLLSDEGKEFVGIAYIDIPNGKLKYIYNTNWDVETIELSKDGKYLVYVLNVDGYSEVYSLDINSGKSRKLNFPAGGVIGTLRFTSDGTKIIFTYLSPVKNQDIYYYDIQKNTYSQITKSSTAGIPQSSFVEPKLVRFKSFDGLEIPGYLYLPKNAKKDASLPVIVSIHGGPEAQELPRFSALYQYFVNNGYAVYAPNIRGSTGYGKTYASLDNTTRRKDAIKDVAMIPEFLKSTGYINPNKIVVYGGSYGGYMTLAAVTFYPELWAAGIDLVGISNFLTFLKNTGAWRQRHRMAEYGDPEKDAEFLKEISPFYYVDRIKAPLMIIQGANDPRVPKSESDQIVESIKARGGIVEYLVFDDEGHGLSKLKNRIKAYKAIVEFLDKYVKNKK
- the sixA gene encoding phosphohistidine phosphatase SixA, whose translation is MIIYLVRHADAEQKKPGMSDFDRGLTELGKEMTRKMATFLKKMNLKVDLIVSSPLVRAVQTAEIIRDVLEVRSDIVKINELIPGSDFQALMKIIKSFDCDNLLAVGHEPHLGEFLGWLVGISKPIEFKKNSIACVEISSFGASGGNLNWLIHPDMFTWIETI